The following proteins come from a genomic window of Salvia hispanica cultivar TCC Black 2014 chromosome 4, UniMelb_Shisp_WGS_1.0, whole genome shotgun sequence:
- the LOC125222698 gene encoding histidine-containing phosphotransfer protein 1-like, whose amino-acid sequence MEVQLQRSYLEYCNALFREGFLDGQFVQLQMLRDDSNPDFVMEVVILFFEDSQRILNELSKTLDEQNVDFKKIDANVHQLKGSSSSIGAQRVRNACIAFRSFCDAQDVESCLRCLQQVQQEYLLVKSKLEALLRLEQQIVAAGGVVPTLNDFS is encoded by the exons ATGGAGGTTCAGTTGCAAAGGAGCTATCTTGAATATTGCAATGCCTTGTTTCGTGAG GGATTCTTGGATGGTCAGTTTGTTCAGCTGCAGATGCTTCGAGATGACAGCAATCCTGATTTTGTGATGGAAGTTGTGATCCTTTTCTTTGAGGATTCTCAACGAATTCTCAATGAACTCTCCAAGACCTT GGATGAGCAGAATGTGGACTTTAAGAAAATTGATGCTAATGTTCATCAACTGAAAGGTAGCAGCTCAAG TATTGGGGCTCAGAGAGTGAGAAATGCTTGCATTGCCTTCCGCAGCTTCTGTGACGCGCAAGATGTTGAATC GTGCCTTAGATGCTTGCAGCAAGTTCAGCAAGAGTACTTGCTAGTGAAGAGCAAGCTCGAAGCTCTACTAAGG CTGGAGCAGCAGATTGTGGCAGCCGGTGGAGTGGTCCCCACGTTGAACGACTTCTCCTGA
- the LOC125224142 gene encoding probable prolyl 4-hydroxylase 4, giving the protein MYRFCCISLFLLVVIASIPRKSSCNSIVNPSKVRSISWKPRAFVYEGFLTDEECNHLISLAKSELKRSQVADNESGESKLSEVRTSSGMFIAKGKDPIIAGIEDKIATWTFLPKENGEDIQVLRYEPGQKYDPHYDYFADKENIARGGHRIATVLMYLSDVEKGGETVFPSAEESPRRRSVSTQEEFSECGRQGPAVKPRKGDALLFYSLYPDATPDTTSLHAGCPVDEGEKWSATKWIHVDSFDKVVGGNCADSNENCERWASLGECNKNPEYMIGSSDLPGYCRKSCKVC; this is encoded by the exons ATGTACAGATTTTGTTGCATCTCCTTGTTTCTACTGGTGGTGATCGCATCAATACCGCGGAAATCTTCGTGCAATTCCATAGTCAATCCGTCCAAAGTCAGAAGCATCTCATGGAAACCTAG AGCTTTTGTGTACGAAGGTTTTCTTACGGATGAGGAATgcaatcatttaatttctctG GCGAAATCGGAGCTGAAGAGGTCACAGGTGGCGGACAATGAGTCTGGGGAAAGTAAGCTGAGTGAGGTTCGGACTAGTTCTGGAATGTTTATTGCGAAAGGGAAG GATCCTATTATTGCCGGCATAGAAGACAAGATTGCAACATGGACATTTTTACCAAAAG AAAATGGAGAAGACATACAAGTATTGCGTTATGAACCTGGACAGAAATATGATCCTCACTATGACTATTTTGCGGATAAGGAAAATATAGCTCGTGGTGGACACCGAATAGCAACTGTGCTGATGTATCTATCTGATGTTGAAAAAGGAGGGGAAACTGTCTTTCCCTCTGCAGAG GAATCACCTCGTCGTAGGTCTGTTTCAACACAGGAAGAGTTCTCCGAGTGTGGAAGACAAGGTCCTGCAG TGAAGCCACGCAAAGGGGACGCACTCCTGTTCTACAGTCTCTATCCAGATGCAACTCCAGATACCACAAGTCTGCATGCTGGCTGCCCTGTGGATGAAGGCGAGAAGTGGTCTGCAACGAAGTGGATTCATGTCGATTCCTTTGATAAAGTCGTAGGCGGAAACTGCGCCGACTCAAATGAGAATTGCGAAAGATGGGCTTCCCTTGGCGAGTGCAACAAGAACCCAGAATACATGATCGGCTCTTCGGACCTCCCAGGTTACTGTAGAAAGAGTTGCAAAGTATGCTAA
- the LOC125224139 gene encoding receptor-like cytosolic serine/threonine-protein kinase RBK2 yields the protein MENNTQHSSSPPRENENACEAADESTDGKFLVVGHRLLYSTSSITLSAEDMRVLDMDEPELEGCSSSGDDDQEEVSVITKLVSEEEAAKAAEKSDSQWKGFLRKLKKGPHVHFQTFHPSMPHILSIKKLSSRRRGSRSTQSLPDLTTHLDGDLHYCFETSWKCFTLADLKEATNNFSPGNLIGEGGYSEVYKGHLEDGQLIAVKRLIRGSQEEMTADYLSELGILVHVNHPNISRVIGYGVEGGMHLVLPLSANGCLSSMLKDATENLTWNVRFNISVGIASGLCYLHERCQRRIIHRDIKSANILLTEDLHPQISDFGLAKWLPDQWTHLNVSNVEGTFGYLPPEFFLHGTVDEKTDVYAYGVLLLELISGRPAIDEHNKSVVMWAKPLLINKGIEELADPSLDSEYDWEQLNRMVMVASLCIHQNSTDRPQMSQVVRMLQGDEGILQSKKRFQKRPALKRLCPLEMISEEEANSTKPSCHRGHRSEPSLEPVEETL from the exons ATGGAAAATAACACTCAACATTCGTCTTCCCCTCCAAG GGAAAATGAGAATGCATGCGAGGCTGCTGACGAAAGCACCGATGGGAAGTTCCTCGTAGTTGGACATAGACTGCTCTATTCCACTTCTTCCATCACTCTCTCTGCTGAAG ATATGAGAGTTTTAGACATGGATGAGCCCGAGTTAGAAGGGTGCTCGTCCAGTGGAGATGATGATCAAGAAGAAGTGAGCGTCATCACAAAGCTCGTTTCAGAGGAAGAAGCAGCTAAGGCAGCTGAAAAATCCGACTCCCAATGGAAAGGGTTCCTCCGCAAGCTGAAAAAGGGCCCCCATGTGCATTTTCAGACCTTTCATCCTTCCATGCCTCACATTCTTTCGATAAAGAAGCTTTCTTCAAGAAGAAGAGGTTCCCGGAGCACTCAGAGTTTACCCGACCTCACTACTCACTTAGACGGGGACTTGCATTATTGCTTTGAAACCTCTTGGAAATGCTTCACTCTTGCAGACCTCAAAGAAGCAACAAACAATTTTAGCCCAG GAAACTTAATTGGAGAAGGCGGCTATTCTGAAGTTTACAAGGGACACTTGGAAGATGGACAACTAATAGCAGTTAAGAGGTTGATTAGGGGATCACAAGAGGAGATGACAGCGGATTACTTATCAGAGCTCGGCATTTTAGTCCATGTCAACCATCCGAACATTTCAAGAGTTATTGGTTATGGAGTCGAAGGAGGGATGCACCTGGTTCTTCCGTTATCCGCTAATGGATGCTTGTCGTCTATGCTAAAAG ATGCAACGGAGAATTTGACTTGGAATGtcagatttaatatttccgTAGGCATTGCTTCCGGTCTGTGCTATCTTCACGAGAGGTGCCAACGACGAATTATCCACAGAGATATCAAGTCTGCCAATATTTTGCTAACTGAAGATCTTCATCCTCAG ATTTCAGATTTTGGGTTAGCAAAATGGCTTCCTGATCAGTGGACTCACCTTAATGTTTCGAATGTCGAGGGCACATTTGG CTATCTTCCTCCCGAGTTTTTCCTGCACGGTACAGTTGATGAGAAAACTGATGTTTATGCATACGGTGTGCTATTGCTGGAGCTCATTAGCGGCCGCCCAGCTATAGACGAACACAATAAAAGTGTTGTGATGTGG GCCAAACCTCTGCTAATTAACAAGGGCATAGAAGAGCTAGCTGATCCATCTCTTGATAGTGAATACGACTGGGAACAGCTGAATCGAATGGTTATGGTTGCTTCATTATGCATTCATCAAAATTCGACAGATAGGCCTCAGATGAGCCAG GTTGTGAGGATGTTGCAAGGTGATGAAGGCATATTGCAGAGCAAGAAAAGGTTCCAAAAACGGCCTGCGCTGAAGAGGCTATGCCCGTTAGAGATGATTTCGGAAGAAGAAGCCAACTCAACCAAGCCTTCATGCCACAGAGGCCACAGAAGCGAGCCATCTTTGGAACCAGTTGAGGAGACCTTGTAA
- the LOC125224141 gene encoding uncharacterized protein At4g15545-like, whose translation MLAKESSRFDLPEELLEVLPQDPFEQLDVARKITSIALSTRVDSLESELSELRQHLADRDSIIAGMESQLQSLDASFAEASEKLAAALQEKESLVKENEQLSNTVKKLNRDVTKLEAFRKTLMRSLQDDEENPASGPKANLTNLPNNLEDDSDLPPNQTASAQSQISDAGILNSVDTDVEAVRARVPHNFLLASQNSTPRLTPPGSPPSLSASGSPYRTPKPLSPRRQRHSISVASTRGLYDDRSSVFSSMPSSQFGSMSSMESGSQPGKTRVDGKEFFRQVRSRLSYEQFSAFLANVKELNSHKQTKEETLGKADEIFGPDNKDLYAIFEGLITRNVQ comes from the exons ATGCTGGCGAAGGAATCGTCGAGGTTCGACCTTCCCGAGGAATTGCTGGAGGTTTTGCCTCAGGATCCATTCGAGCAGCTCGATGTAGCGCGCAAAATCACCTCCATTGCCCTCTCCACGCGCGTCGACTCGCTCGAATCGGAGCTGTCGGAGCTCCGGCAGCACCTCGCCGACCGCGACAGCATCATCGCCGGCATGGAGTCGCAGCTCCAGTCGCTCGACGCCTCCTTCGCCGAGGCTTCCGAGAAGCTCGCTGCTGCGCTGCAGGAGAAG GAGAGTTTGGTGAAGGAGAATGAGCAGCTGAGCAACACTGTGAAGAAGCTGAACAGGGATGTAACCAAG TTGGAAGCATTCAGAAAGACGTTGATGCGGTCTCTTCAAGACGATGAGGAAAACCCT GCAAGTGGTCCTAAGGCTAATCTGACAAATCTGCCTAACAATCTTG AGGATGATTCTGATTTACCGCCTAACCAAACTGCTTCTGCTCAAAGCCAAATCTCTGATGCTGGAATTTTGAATTCTGTGGATACTGATGTTGAAG CCGTGAGGGCCCGTGTACCACATAACTTCTTACTAGCATCACAAAATAGCACGCCTCGTCTCACACCTCCAGGTTCCCCTCCGAGTCTGTCTGCCTCTGGATCTCCGTATAGGACGCCCAAACCATTGTCTCCAAGGAGACAGAGACACTCGATTTCTGTTGCATCAACAAGAGGTCTTTACGATGATAGGTCTTCTGTGTTTTCTTCTATGCCTTCAAGCCAGTTCGGTTCAATGTCAAGCATGGAATCGGGATCACAACCAG GGAAAACACGTGTTGATGGAAAAGAATTCTTTCGCCAAGTCAG GTCTCGCCTATCCTACGAGCAGTTCAGCGCATTTCTTGCAAACGTGAAGGAACTTAACTCCCACAAGCAAACAAAGGAG GAAACATTAGGGAAGGCGGATGAAATCTTCGGTCCTGATAATAAGGACCTCTACGCCATCTTTGAGGGGCTAATCACTCGTAACGTGCAGTGA